Proteins from one Catalinimonas alkaloidigena genomic window:
- a CDS encoding Crp/Fnr family transcriptional regulator, producing the protein MTHHAETVLFDYLSRYLILSEQEKQALLDLDIVHHFKKGTVLLREGQRSDAGYFVIKGWIRTYYVVDGEEKTTAFYTEAQTLAPQCVVDQQPSAYYVACGEDSLLLVSTPDMERPIFEKFPRFETLCRVMSEELLAHHQASFDVFKLSSPEQRYQHLLQTRPDLCQRVPQYQMASYLGITPQSLSRIRGRLVKQHR; encoded by the coding sequence ATGACGCACCACGCCGAAACCGTCCTGTTTGATTACCTGTCGCGCTACCTTATCTTGTCGGAGCAAGAGAAACAGGCCCTTCTGGACCTGGACATCGTCCATCATTTCAAGAAAGGAACGGTGCTGTTGCGGGAAGGGCAGCGGTCGGACGCGGGGTACTTCGTGATCAAAGGGTGGATTCGCACCTACTATGTGGTGGACGGCGAAGAGAAAACCACCGCCTTTTATACGGAAGCGCAGACGCTCGCGCCCCAGTGCGTGGTCGACCAACAGCCGTCGGCGTACTACGTGGCTTGCGGGGAGGATTCCCTTCTTCTCGTCTCCACCCCGGATATGGAGCGCCCTATTTTTGAGAAGTTTCCCCGGTTCGAGACGCTGTGCCGGGTAATGTCGGAAGAACTCCTCGCCCATCATCAGGCCTCGTTCGATGTGTTCAAGCTCTCTTCGCCCGAACAGCGGTACCAGCACCTGCTCCAGACGCGCCCCGATCTGTGCCAGCGCGTGCCGCAGTACCAGATGGCCAGCTACCTCGGCATCACGCCGCAATCACTCAGTCGGATACGCGGGCGGTTAGTGAAACAGCACAGATAA
- a CDS encoding nucleotidyltransferase family protein produces METPQDIERKLKAVKSYLQDEFGVEQIGYFGSFANGNYRDDSDLDVLVAFRRKIGWKFFDLKDYLESAIGRKVDLVTEGSLRKQWKQAILQQVKYV; encoded by the coding sequence ATGGAAACACCCCAAGACATCGAGCGTAAACTCAAGGCAGTTAAATCCTACTTGCAAGATGAATTTGGTGTCGAACAGATCGGTTATTTCGGCTCGTTTGCTAATGGAAATTACCGAGATGATTCCGACCTCGATGTATTGGTGGCGTTCCGCAGAAAGATCGGCTGGAAGTTCTTCGATCTGAAGGATTATCTTGAATCCGCAATCGGCAGAAAGGTAGATCTGGTCACGGAAGGCTCGCTGAGGAAGCAGTGGAAGCAAGCTATCTTGCAACAGGTGAAGTACGTATAA
- a CDS encoding NB-ARC domain-containing protein: MSKITETRLTLAALIYGIEIDLKNNIKKNIIPFYENLAFFKNPELEKKVIERFEKENPGVLYIENLDEVIEFMDFYDTFTVLNQNKEFLTKEASVYLKSIINNLTDITPIRNRVMHTRPLLGGDFSHTYDFVSSLRKTDPIDWSVTIETREKIDRDPSYVLTLKFPSTHFENDQSNISHNLPVPDFDETGFIGRQQDVEALTKLILSNRVVSVLGDGGIGKTALALKVAYDIVDMNESCPFELIIWTSAKTTMLTTKGIEEIHTAITDYSGLIAEISISIGGENKLNEILEYLAYFNTLIVIDNLETIQTEEVRNFIRNAQTKCHILITSRIGLGELEYPRKLNGLSESESAKLIREIARIRNSETLLRLPQKTLVEISSKLYFNPLAIKWFVSTVETGIPPHEVINNKENLLEFCLTNVYEKLSSGAISILKTIRASRKKVTNAEIIYLSNLDPLDTRKHLIELFKTTLISRQIEDGSNYEQVTYFISDFAKDFLSKKYPIEQEYIKNHIKKSKELNTGISQIKKVQKYNIFALNALVYENQNQMISAKFLQEALIFSKNGDFESALQKVKEAKNIDPNYFEVYRVGAFIKATQGDLLSADEDYKLGLEIAPNNLRLLYYYAQFLMFKLEDINSALFYAKNVYNQQPNHPYTAFLIARCWNYSQEFNKAIQVIKNLKENVELDSKNLRIANTELISNYAESGKSELTIQTDIDNGINHFKKAFKIFDECANDKLIDYKMAKNFSTTVLSFIKLLPVVKISEYKEFIKELIRKNETYINLNVQLKEKIISLYQDKFSDNDLNNLIKNYEGNEKLIGNVIKPKNNKNNYVFIETPNERIFAHRYDFIDITTWTEWKNVVNGQMVSFELGENRGGKCAKSVKIIA, from the coding sequence GCTTGCTGCATTAATATACGGAATAGAGATAGACCTAAAGAATAATATAAAAAAGAATATTATTCCTTTTTATGAAAACTTAGCATTTTTTAAAAATCCAGAACTAGAAAAAAAAGTCATAGAAAGATTCGAAAAAGAAAATCCCGGAGTACTCTATATTGAGAACCTAGACGAAGTAATTGAATTCATGGATTTTTATGACACATTCACAGTACTAAATCAGAATAAAGAATTTCTAACCAAAGAAGCATCAGTATATTTAAAATCAATTATAAATAACTTAACCGATATAACCCCTATCAGAAATAGAGTTATGCATACAAGACCGCTTTTAGGCGGAGACTTTTCTCATACGTATGACTTTGTAAGTTCATTAAGAAAAACTGATCCTATAGATTGGTCTGTCACAATAGAAACTAGAGAGAAAATAGATAGAGATCCCAGCTATGTTTTGACCTTAAAATTCCCATCTACTCATTTTGAGAATGACCAATCCAATATCAGCCATAACTTACCGGTGCCAGACTTTGATGAAACTGGGTTTATCGGTAGACAACAAGATGTAGAAGCATTAACAAAGCTTATTCTATCTAATCGAGTAGTTTCGGTACTTGGAGATGGCGGAATTGGGAAAACGGCACTTGCTCTAAAAGTTGCATATGATATTGTAGATATGAATGAGAGTTGTCCATTTGAACTTATCATATGGACCTCCGCAAAAACAACAATGCTAACAACTAAAGGTATTGAGGAGATACATACAGCAATTACTGATTATTCCGGTTTGATTGCAGAAATCAGCATATCTATAGGAGGAGAAAACAAACTAAATGAAATATTAGAGTACCTAGCATATTTTAATACCTTGATAGTCATAGATAATCTAGAAACCATACAAACTGAAGAAGTAAGGAATTTCATTAGAAATGCACAAACCAAATGTCATATCTTGATAACCTCAAGAATAGGTTTAGGTGAGTTGGAGTACCCAAGAAAACTAAATGGGTTATCAGAATCCGAATCAGCGAAATTAATTAGAGAAATTGCTCGTATTAGAAATAGCGAAACGCTACTCAGGCTACCTCAAAAAACATTAGTTGAAATATCAAGCAAATTATATTTTAATCCTCTAGCAATAAAATGGTTTGTAAGCACAGTAGAAACAGGTATACCACCACATGAAGTAATTAACAACAAGGAAAACTTACTCGAATTTTGTTTAACAAATGTATATGAAAAACTAAGTAGTGGAGCAATTTCAATCTTAAAAACAATAAGAGCTTCACGCAAGAAAGTAACTAATGCAGAAATAATTTATTTATCAAATCTAGACCCTCTTGACACCAGAAAACATTTGATAGAGCTTTTCAAGACCACACTCATCTCTAGACAAATAGAAGATGGAAGCAATTATGAACAAGTAACGTACTTTATATCTGATTTTGCAAAAGATTTTCTATCAAAGAAATACCCAATAGAACAAGAATACATCAAAAATCACATCAAAAAGTCAAAAGAATTAAATACAGGCATCAGTCAAATAAAAAAAGTACAAAAATACAACATCTTTGCTCTAAACGCATTGGTCTATGAAAATCAGAACCAAATGATTAGTGCAAAATTCTTACAAGAGGCTCTAATATTCTCAAAGAATGGAGACTTTGAAAGTGCATTACAAAAAGTCAAGGAAGCAAAGAATATTGACCCAAATTACTTCGAAGTTTATAGAGTTGGGGCATTTATCAAAGCAACACAAGGAGATCTATTAAGTGCTGATGAGGATTACAAGCTTGGGCTAGAAATAGCTCCTAATAATCTCAGGTTGCTATATTACTATGCGCAATTCTTAATGTTTAAATTAGAAGATATTAACAGCGCATTATTTTACGCTAAAAATGTATATAATCAACAACCAAATCACCCATACACTGCCTTCTTAATCGCGAGGTGCTGGAATTATTCTCAAGAATTCAATAAAGCTATACAAGTCATAAAGAACTTAAAAGAAAACGTTGAATTAGATTCTAAAAACCTAAGAATTGCTAATACTGAACTAATCTCTAATTATGCTGAGTCAGGAAAAAGTGAATTAACAATTCAAACAGACATAGACAATGGAATCAACCATTTCAAGAAAGCTTTCAAAATTTTTGACGAATGCGCTAATGATAAGCTTATCGACTACAAAATGGCCAAAAACTTTAGCACAACAGTTTTGAGCTTCATAAAGCTTTTACCTGTAGTAAAAATTTCTGAGTATAAAGAATTCATAAAAGAGCTTATTCGCAAAAACGAGACATACATAAATCTAAATGTGCAGTTAAAAGAAAAAATAATCTCTTTATACCAAGACAAATTCTCTGACAACGACTTAAATAATTTAATTAAGAACTATGAAGGCAATGAGAAATTAATAGGCAATGTAATCAAACCAAAAAACAATAAAAACAATTATGTATTTATTGAAACACCAAATGAAAGAATCTTCGCACACAGATATGATTTTATTGATATCACTACTTGGACAGAGTGGAAAAATGTAGTAAATGGACAAATGGTTTCCTTTGAATTGGGAGAAAACAGAGGAGGTAAATGCGCTAAATCTGTCAAAATAATCGCTTAA